GTGATGCATGATATGCCAATCCATGCAGGTTATGAAATCACAAGAGAGATGGTTGAAAGCGAACGTTCCATCATTTTCACTCAGGCAGAAAACCGCCTGGATGCACAAAAAGCAGTGATTCTAAAACTTTTGGAAAATCATAATTAATTAAAGTAAGATAACTCAAAATCCAAACGAAAATTCAGTTTGATTGATTGATCAGTTCATTAACAAATAAATCTGAATCGTTGAACTGTATTTAATCAGCCTAGTTATCCCTTTCTCCAATTATTGGAATGATAGTATTTGTATCGAAAGAAGATTCTTTTGAAAGAGCTGACTTTATCTCATAATAACGAGGTTCAAGAAGTCCAATTTGAAAACCAACATCTCCAGCATGTTGACTTTACCATATAAAACCACTTTAACTTTTTCTTCTGGTTTTAATATCTTTTGGACTAAAATAACTAATTTATTTATTTATTTACCAACTCTTCACTAAGTCTATGATCATCTGGCTCAAACAGTATAGATTTGATGGATTCGGAACTCCACTGGCTTCCAATTTGATTTTCCCAATCTACTTTCACCTTCTCCCTTGTCTTTCAGAGATTTTTCAACTTGCTCCCAAGGACAAGAACGAATGTAATCTGTTGAGAAATTCACAGAAAAAAACCAAAATAGTAATTACAATGTCAAAAGGTTTTGCATAGGATTTTGTTTGGATCACATAACTATCGCTTGTCGCTTAAAAAGTTTAGATGTGATATACAGGTAACAAAAACAAAACTCGAAAAGTCCTAATTTCTGTTGCCTGACACTGGAGAGCAATATTTGATTTCGTATGTAACTGCGTTTCTAGAGGAATACCCTTACTTGTGCAAGAAAACAAGGTAAGGGAAAAAACAAAGTGATGAATTTTGGGAACATATGACTCACTATTGAGAAGTATGCACAATACAATCGCCATAACTTAAACTTACACAAGAATTAATTTAATTTTTAAATTTCAAAAGTAAATCAAACAACAAATACGTTTTAATACTTGCTAAAGAACATATTTATTAGATTGAGTCTTTGCGATTCACCATCCACGCACTAAAACCATCTAAAAAGTATAAAAAATCGATTTTATCATCATGTTCAAAATCAAACTTCTGTAAGGCTTCATCGTAACACCGAAACCAAACTTCTCTTTCTTTATCTGAAATTGGAAAAACAAAGTGGCGCATCCGCATACGAGCGGGTCCCCATTTTTCAATATAGTAATTCGGGCCGCCTAACACTTGGATCATAAAATCAGCTTGTTTCTCCTTGGCCAAATCCCAATCACCTTGAAACATCCATTTAATTTCAGAATTGGCAACCAGATCATAAAAATCTGAAACCAACTCACGAATGGCAGTTTCTCCCCATTTTTGAAAAAGCAATTTTACGTTAGGGTTCTGAGGAGGTGGTCCTCCTGGTGGGTTGTAGATATTATCTGGATCCAAATCGATAGTCAGTGTAGCGAAAGGGACTGGTAGGGGAAGTCGAATTTTCGACCGGAGCCGAAGGCGGAGCCCGGTATGGCCCGGCCCCGAGGTCACGAGGGGTTCGCCCCAGAAAACAAGAAGAAACCCTCTCAATTTCCATTGGAACCGACTGTTAAAAGAAAGTGACTTTCCTTTTGCAATCCTCTACAAAATTGCTTCCATCCGAATTCGGCATTAATTCCTGGACGATAGGTAAAATTCACAAAACTTGGTAAAAAAATCCGAAAAAGGTATACTAAATGGCACTGACTCACCCGCAATCCGCACTCTTTGCAGGAGAAAAACCTTTCCCTATCATCCCTGCTTGTGAACACTTCGCTGGATCTGAAAAACTCATCACAAAAGCGCTCGAGTTACAAAATAAACTCGGTGGACTTTTCGACATCACGATGGACTGCGAAGACGGTGCCCAAACTGGAAAAGAGAAAGAACACGCAGAAATGATTGTTCGTATCCAAAACTCCGAACTGAATAAACACAAAATGAGCGGGGTTCGTATCCATGATTATACTAACGAACACTGGCGTGGAGATGTAGATATCCTTGTTCCTGGAGCAGGAAATGTAATTGCTTACATCACAATTCCAAAACCGACAAAAGCAAGTCAGGTGAAAGAGCAAATCACTTACATTCAAGAAGCCTGCAAAAAAGCAGGTATCAAAAGAGAAATCCCAATTCACGTGTTGATTGAAACTCATGGCGCATTGAATGATGTATTTGAAATTGCTGCACTTCCTTGGTTGCAAGTTTTGGATTTCGGACTTATGGATTTTATTTCCGGTCACCACGGTGCGATTCCTGCATCTTGCATGAAATCTCCAGGCCAATTTGACCACGAACTTCTTCGTCGTGGAAAGGCGAATTTAGTAGCGGCTGCACTTATGAATGGAGTGATTCCAGCTCATAACGTAACTTTGGATTTGAAAAACATTTACCAAACATATGCAGATGCAAAACGTGCACATGATGAATTTGGATTTTTACGTATGTGGTCTATTTACCCTGCTCAAATCCAATCTATTTTGGATGCAATGGCTCCAAACTTTGCTGAAACACAAACAGCATGTGACATTCTAATCAAAGCACAAGACGCAGAATGGGGACCAATCCAACATGATGGCGACTTACATGACCGGGCTACTTACCGATATTTCTGGGAACTTGTCCAAAGAGCAAAATTGACAGGGCAAAAACTTCCAGACGAAGTAGAGAAAAGATTCTTTTCTAACTAAAAACTTTTAAACAGAATAGAAATGGTGAGCGAGTTACTTTGGAAACTGGCTCACCTTAGTAATTTGTGCTAAAAGGTAAGTGGCTTTCTTTGGTAACTGACTTTCCTTTTTCCGAAACTTTCTAAATCGATTCCTGATCTTTCCACATTACAACCTTAGAATCCCAATACAAATCAAACCAAAAGAAACCCACCCGTTCCTCGTCATTTCTGATAAATATTACTTTTATAGGCAGGTGAAATGATCCGCTATTCGGATAAATTATCTTGTATAAAAGGCATGTTTTTTCACCAAATTTCTGTTTTTACGGATTTTTAGTTCAATATATCGATTTTTTATTTGCAATATTGAACTGCAGATTAGCTAATGTCCTAATCTATGAGCTGGCGAATTACAAAATCTAAACCCATTTTTTTCCTTTCGATTACCATCTTAACGGCAGTGTTTCAGGTGAGTGGAATTTATGCCCAGGCGGAACCTAATGCAACTCCCAAAGTTGAAGCAGTTTCTGAACCCGTAGTTCAGCAGCCGAAAGAAGAAAAAAAAGAAGGGTATGTGAGTTCGCAGATTGGCAATTTATCTGGAGAATATTTGAGAAGTTTCCAGGTTACAAGCAAACAAAGGAAGGCGATCCAAGAAAACAAAAGCCTTTGGTTCGCTGACAAGTTTCGTGTTGGGTTTGGCATTCGCCCAAAAGCAGATTCATTGAATAATACTGATTTTGATAAATCTACACCTGATAACAGAAACAATGCCTTGACCCAAACGCAGTTTTTTATCCTGGGAGACATCAACGAAAATGTCCTTTTTAAGATCACATTGCAAGATGTTCGCCTTTGGGGAGGAGAAGTGGTTTCTAGCGGAAATGCAGAGCAGAAATATGCGGCAATCGCCAATGCTGGAACTACAGTTGATACCACCAAACAGAGGGAAGTTGCCATCAATAATTTCACAGGCCTCAGAGAAGCTTTTTTGGATTTAAAAACGACAAATCAAGCATTCAGATTAAGAACAGGAAGACAAATTTTAGAATTTGGTGACGGTAGAATCCTTGGTACTAGAAACGATAGTTTAAATGGAAACTCTTTTGATGCACTCAGGTTTACTGGTAAAATTAGTAATCATACATTAGATGTTTTTGGTTCCGTCATAGGGGCAGAAAATAATTCAAATAGTATTGTATCAAACAACTCTACAAAGTTAGGTGGAATTGGTGATTCTTACTATGGAGGTATTCATTATAACTGGAAAGTGGCAGATTGGTTGGGTATTGATTTATATAACTACAGCTTATTTAAACAACAAAGAAAAGCCTCTGCCCCTCCTACACTTTCTGAAACAAGAAATTACCGAGGTGACGATCAATTAAATACTTCTGGTTTTCGACTCACGAATCGAACAAAAAATAATGCACTCCCTGATACAACAGGAATCGACTGGATGGTAGAAGCAGCTTGGCAAACAGGTTTTAATGGCGAACGAGTAACTCCGAATTGGCTAAACCAAAATGGGGTTTACACTACCAATCAGAAAACAGGAGAACCACCTCCTTTTTCAGAAGCAGTCAGATATAAAGCGAACATTGTGGCAGTCCAATTAGGTTATACACCTGTAAAGGAATTTCGAATTGGAGTCCAATATGTACAAGCTTCAGGTGATCCTAATCGAAACGACTCGAGCGTTGCAACTTACAATCCGCTATTTGCTACCAGACGAATGGCAGGTGGCTCCTTACCGTTTGCCGGTAATGGTAACTCCGGTCTTGTTTTCTGGCAAAATATCAAAGACTATTCCTTACATTTAAAATATGAATCATCAAATTACGGAACTTTTATCATCAATCCTCATTGGTATTACAAAGTTAAACTACAAGATGGTTATTATGATAACAATAATTATGTTTCTGGAAGCAAAGCTACAGGCGAAACAGCGTCTACAGAAGATTATTATAACGCAGAGGCATACAATCCCACTAAACCAAAGTTAGGTAACTTGGTAGCAACGGAACTAAACTTTATCTATATCATTACTCCATTTGAAAATGTTTCATTTTGGTTTGGAGCAACGGTCATCAAGGCTGGAGATGCAATTCGTAATCAAAAAAATAATCCTCTTGAAACAGATCCTCTACATCGATATGATTTGAGTCCAACCGCTACAATGGCAACATTCCAAACAGTATTTGCGATTTAATAAATAATCGAAAATACTGTTCTTTTCTGTTTTGTGTCAGACACATTAATTAAGAAATTACTTCAGTTTAAACCTTTCTACTTGAGTAGAAAGGTAAGAAGCCTGTGAAGCAATTTCAGCGGCAACAATGGTCAATTGATCGGATCCGGTCGCCACATCTTGTGTTCCGTTTGAAATACTGATGATGGTTTTGGAAATTTCTTCAGTTGCTCTTTTCTGTTCAAATACAGCATCTTCAATTTGTAAATTCAAGTTGGTGAGAAGATTTGAATTTTGAGCAATATCTTTTGCATTGTTTTCCTGCAAGAGTACTGATTCCAAAACTCTAGTCGCTGAAGTTTCAAACTCTTTCACTCGACTATTGAGTAAATTCAAAACCTGGGCGGCTTCAGTTACCTTTTTGTTTCCGTTTTCAACAGCAGAGTTGGTTGATATTACAAGATCACCAATTTCCTTTACTGAGGCACCGGTTTGTAATGCAAGTTTTCCAATTTCTTCTGCGACAACCGCAAATCCTCGTCCAGCATCACCAGCTCTTGCCGCTTCAATCGCAGCATTCAAAGCCAATAGATTGGTTTTTTCCGAAATTTCAGTAATGATATCAAGAACTTCACTAATTCGTTCCGCTTTTTCACCAATGTCTTCCATAGCCTTTGTGGATTCATTCATTGCAGTTTCACCCACAACAGCATGTTCTCTGGATTCAGAAGCAAACTTAGCAAGATATTCCATTTCCTTATTAATATTCTGAACTTCTTCTCTGAGAGTTAACACCGACTTATCTATTTCTTTCATTTTTACAACAGCATCTTCCATTGACTTACCGACATTATCTGCTGATGCCGATAATTCTTCTACCGCTGCAGAGGATTCTTCTGCAGCAGATGCCTGGGCTTGTGAAGTATCAGATAGGGTTTGAGATGTTGAAGCCATCTTACCTGACTGGCTGCCAAGTTTTTCCACTGTTGATTTTATATCAGCAATGATAGAAACCAAACTATTCTTCATTTGGTTCATGGAATGCAATAAACTACCAATTTCATCCTGGTTGATCTCTTCTGCATTGATAGCTAGGTTTCCATTTGCAATTTGGGAAGAGAACTCCATTGCTTTTTCTAAACGACTACTGATTTGTTTTTTAAATACAAAGTTCAGAAAAAACAAAACTACAATTAAAATAGCTATAGAAATCAAAGTTGAACTTAGAACTACTTTTGTAATTTGATCACTAAAAATTGAATCAGGAATACTCACCTGTAATGCCCAAAACTGCGGATCTTTACCAATATGAAATGGAGAAAAGTAGTGAGTATAACCTTCGTGTTGGATGGTAAAACTCTTTCCTAATTTTAGATTTTCTAAATAAAATTTGAGATGATCTGGATTTTCTATTTTTTTCCCTAATTTAGTTTGGTCTTGCCCATACATCACATAAGTCCCATTAGATGACAAGAAGGCGATTCTTCCTTGTCCACGAAATGGTCGGGTATCTCCGATTTTTTCTTGTAATGTTGTAATATCTAAATCGATTCCTGCCGCACCTAAAAATTTTCCTTTCGGATAAATTGGTACCACAAGAGATATCATTTGAATTTTTTTTCCACCTGCCAAATATTCATAAGGTCCAAATACTTTTGCTTTATTGGATTTTTTCACCTGAAGGTAATAATCACCAGCCCCATTCGGATTATCATAATCGACTAAATGTTCAAAGTTAATTTTACCATCTGGTGTACGGTGCAAATAGGGAATGAATCTTCCTGTTTTATCATGACCTGGTTTACCAACAAAAGTGGCATCCCTTCCTTCATATGCATTCGGCTCATAACAGAGCCAAATGGCAAAAATATCATCATTACGCTCTAAGATCTCTCTCATACTACTGATCATAGAATCCCGAGGTGGTGAAGTATAAAACAAAGCAAATCGGAATCCCCGTATCACACCCATCATAGCATTGAGGTGTTCTTGAATTTCAAAAGACCATTTTTCAGAAGTGACTTTTGAATTTTCCTTAATTTCAGCATTGAGGTCTGAGACTGTGCGATAGATTTGAAAAGTGGTTAAGACAACAAATCCAATAAACAAAATTCCTGCGATGGAAAGAGAGACCCTTTGGCGTATACTCATAAGGATCGATCTTAGGTGTTTTCAATTTTTTGTAAATAGATTACCGTTTCTTATGTTTGAAATCCGATTTTAAGGTTTAGGATGAAATTAATTTCCTAATTTCTAATTTTGTTTTTTGGTAGTTTTACTAAGATTGGACTCCTTTAGGGTAACTCAATTTTACCAAATTGAGATAATCTGTCACATTAGGTTCTCATTTTGGTTTTTGGAGAGAGTGGATATGAATGAAAGAAAAGAATGAGTCTGGTTACTGGGCGACTGATCGCCGTTATTTTTTAACCAAGAATTAGGAACACCAAGTTTTTTGTCAATTTCTTGGATGTCCCTGGTCTACGTTAAAGAGAAATTCGAGGAAAAATCGATTTCGATTGAATCTCTATTTTTTTGCCTTAGTTTTTACCGAGAAATTTTTGTATTCCACGTATTCAATATCATCGACTGAAAGTTGGAGCACTCCTTTTGTTGAGTGAACTATAAATATGTCACCTAACTGAGCGACAACGGCACCGGAAAGAACATCTCCATTTGATTTATGAATAGTTTCCAAAACACTATAATGGTTATGAATTTCTTCTTCTTCGTCCAATCCCGTTTTTGTAGCATCAGAAACAATTTTATTTAACGCTTCCGCTCGTTTCTCAGCATGTTCCTTTTCAATTGTAGAAATCACCACTTCCGATGGATTGGTTGGATTGTTTTTTTGCGATTCAATTTGTTTTTGAATTGTTTCAGATGGAATTGCAACAAGCGTTTCTGCCTCAGCTTTCTCTTGAGGCGATACTACACTTTCTTGTTTAGACAAACCGCTGTCAAAATCGATAAATCCAGCCAATTCTTTATTTGTCAAAGCATTGGCTGCCACTTTTGCATTGATCAGATACACAAGTTCATTTAAGTTGGGATTCACTTCCAACTTTTCACCTGGCTCCAAAATGACTTCATTTTCTTCTAAAGTTTTCACCAAACGATTGTAATTCTCCACAGATAGACCTTCGTTGATTTCTACTAGTTTGGGAGATGTTTTAAAGGCAACAGAAACGGCACCTTCATATACTTTTACTTTGGGAACAGATCCTTTTTCTAATTCAAAGGAAAAAACAGTTCCTCTAACACCTGCGACCATTGTAGGAGAAGTTACTGAAAGATTTTGAGATGATTTTAATTTTACAGATTTTACAAGTAGGTTTCCCGCCCATAAATGTAGTTCTGTATTCGGATGATTTTCGCCAGCGATATCGCGAAACATTATATCTGAATTTTCTTTGATGCGAATCACTTCCCCACGATAGGTTTGTAAATCAACCTTTCCTAATTTAGAAAGGATTCGGTCTCCTGGTCGCACTACGTCACCAATTTTGCCTTTGGATTCCTTTCCTTGAGAAAGTATCAACACATCTCCTTGCAAAAAAGTGACCACAGCACCAGCAGTTTGGTCAATTGAGGCATTCGATCCAAATTGGAAACGACTGCATTGAAAGGAAAATAGGAGGATTGTTGTGAGGATTATTTTTGTTTTCATATTTTTTTTCCAACTAAGCCTTGTAATATAGGAAACAACCCAAACTAACCTCATTTTCAAATTTGTAAAAACAAAATATTATTTTTAGGAAATTGAGGGATTTTTTATACAAAAATATTTGGATTTCGTGTTCCGGATTAGTACTTACAAATCAGAATACGGAAAAATTACCAAATGGCAACAGAAAAATACGCCAATAAACAAGAGTTCAGTGCCAAAATGTTTGTGTCACTTGAGAGAAATAGATAAGTTTTGTATCTTTCGCTTCACTACTTACAATAGGGCAAAACTGTTGGGGAGTAAATTCATTTTATTTCCGAAATTTTTTTACCTAAATCTTGAGACTTACTGAAAAATTTTGTTTTACCAATCAATTGCGATTGGTAAATACTTGTGTGCCCGGAAAATATAAAAGCAATCCAAGTACTAAAGAAAAAAAGAACACCTGCCTCCCAACCAAATAATTCGATCCCCATAATGGCAGAAGCCAGAGGTGTATTACTTGCGCCTGCAAAAACAGAAATAAAACCAATCGCAACAAACAATGACAAATGAGTGGGATCAAAAAAACCAAATAAATTTCCCAAACTTGCACCTATAAAAAACAAAGGAGTCACTTCTCCCCCTTTAAAGCCGGATCCTATAGTAACAGTCGTAAGGAGAAACTTCAATAGAAAAGATTCCATTGGCAAAGGGGAATGGAAGGCTAATTGGATGGTTGGTAACCCAAGTCCCAAATAAATAGGATTAAGACCCAATCCTACCAAACTTACGATGATAGCTCCACCAACCAAAGGCCGAAGAGGAGAATATCCGATCCAAATAGAAAACCATTCTGATACTTTATGAACTACCAAACTGAAGGTTCGCGCAACAAGGCCTGAAAGAATTGAAATTCCCACCAAACAAAGAATTAATGTTCTACTTAATTCAAACGGTATTTTTGGATAATGAGAATGACCAATTCCCCAAAGAAGACAAACCCAATGAGAAAGATAAGCTGTAATCAAAGCAGGAAAAAATAGTCTCCATCGATATTCCCCGATTCGAATGACTTCGATAGAAAATACGGTAGCTGCAAGTGGAGTCCCAAATACAGAGGCAAAACCTGCACTAATTCCCAATATAATTAAAGTTTGTTGGTCTTTTATTTGAAAGGGAATCAAACGAGTCAACTGATGGGCGATGGCTCCTCCCATTTGTACAGCCGTCCCTTCTCTGCCTGCAGAACCACCAAATAGATGGGTCATTAGGGTTCCTAAAAATACAAATGGTGCCATTCGGATCGGAATGATGGAAGTGGGAGAATGAATCTCTTCTAAGAGTAAATTATTCCCTTTACTCACGTTTTTACCGTAATGAAAATAAAACCAACCGATGCAGAATCCGGCCATTGGGAGCCAATAAACCAACCAAGAATTCAATTCCCGTAACTGGCTTACTTTTTCTAATGCAAAAAGAAAGATAGCTGATGCAGAACCAACAAAAAAGGAAATCCACAAAAAAACAATAAGCCACTGAATTCCGAAAGAAAGGGGCTGGAATTGGGATTTGGGTATATTTGAACTCAAGTTGGAGTTTTCCATCAACTTACCTTTTCCATCAAATGGAATTCGATCCTTTCGAAAACCAACTTTTCAAAATTAGAAAAACCAATACTTAGGTGTTGACCTAAGTATTGGACTTACGCAAAATGCCATTATGGTCAAAAGAAACTACAGCATTGATGTCGTTTTGCATGCTCTATCAGATCCAACAAGACGCCAAGTCATCGAAAGATTAAGTATGGGACCAGCAAGTGTAAGTGAATTGGCATCCCCATTTTCTATGGCTATGCCATCGTTTATGCAGCACTTGGATATTTTAGAATCCTCTCAACTTATTTACACGGAAAAAGTCGGGAGGGTTCGCATCTGTTATATTAATCAAAATCCATTTGCTGTAATGGAAAATTGGTTACAGGTGCAGAAATCGCAATGGGAGAGACGATTGAACCAATTGGACTCTTTCTTATTAAAAACACAGGGGAAAACATGAATAAAGAATCAAATGAACAAATCAATCTCGAATTGGATTTGGTGTTGGAAAGAATCGTTGAAGTGCCAGTAGAGTTAGTTTGGAATGCTTGGACAATACCAGAACAATTAAAACAATGGTTTACTCCAGTTCCTTGGAAAACAATCGATTGTAGAATAGATTTAAAACCAGGTGGAGAGTTTTACACTTTGATGCAATCGCCGGAAGGAAACCAATTTCCAAATAACGGATGTTTTTTGGAAGTCATTCCATTTGAGAAACTTGTTTTTACCGATAGTTTACTTTCAGGATATCGACCTTCAGGGAGTAGTTTTATGACAGCATTTGTAACAATGGAATCAATTGGTGCTGCAACAAAATACAAAGCGGTCGCAAAACACAAAGACCCAGACACTAAAAAACAACATGAAGAAATGGGATTTATGGATGGATGGGGTACTGCTTTAGACCAACTTGTTGCCTTTACGAAAACCTTACCAAGATAATACTATAAATGTTTGCCGTTATACAGTAACGGCGGACTTTTCTAAAGATTCAATTTCCTGTTTTTTATTCCTCATCAGAGTCTCTGCCTCTGCTAGATAAGATTCAAACGTTGAAAAATCTTTTGCTTTAATAGAACCACAAAAATGAAAATACACAGTTTTTGTTTTCTTTAAATGAGAGTATTCTGCAAGGTTAGAATATCCCATCATTCCACTCACAACAAATACATCTAAGTCAACGTTAAACTTATAAGCAATTTTCATCACACCAGTTTGAAATGGTTTGATCTCTTCTGTGAAAGTTCTTTCGCCTTCAGGATATAAAAAAATAGATCTTGTTTTTAATACTCTGAGCACATCGGTTTTAAAGTTTCGGAAATTTGGTTTTTTTTCAGAATAAATCACTGCTTCTACAATTGTTTTATGCATCATTAGCGGTATGATTTTATACCTTTGAATGATATCACCACCTAAATAAGATAACTTTACATCTTTTGAATTAGATAAATATGGAAGTGCAACAATGAGCGGAACTTCCATTGCATTTGTATGATTACAAATTAAAAAACGATTGTTCCCGTTTGGATCCCAATCTCCTTGTTTAAAATCTAAAGTGCGTCCTGTAATGAGGAAAAAAGAACGGTACCAAAAGAAACCTAAATAATTATTGATTCGGTTCGACCAGCGATCTAGTCCAGTGATTTTAAATATGTAAGAGAATGACAATCCTATAGGAAAGAGAATCACTAGAAATGGTATTGAATAACACAATACCACAAAGAATTGGAGTTGGCCCATGTGAGAATGGGAGCCGAACCCAAGAGTTGGTAAACAATAAATTCGTATTGATTGTCCGAAAATTAAAATATTTTTGAATAGAAGTAATAATGATTCAAACTGTCAGTTCTAATAGAAATTTAGAACTTGGATTTCTAACGATGCTAATTTTACCTTCGATTTGATCGACAAGCATACCAATCAATTGTAAACCAAATCCAGGTGAATGGTCGAATGATACAGTTTCT
This genomic stretch from Leptospira harrisiae harbors:
- a CDS encoding bacitracin resistance protein BacA, coding for MDPDNIYNPPGGPPPQNPNVKLLFQKWGETAIRELVSDFYDLVANSEIKWMFQGDWDLAKEKQADFMIQVLGGPNYYIEKWGPARMRMRHFVFPISDKEREVWFRCYDEALQKFDFEHDDKIDFLYFLDGFSAWMVNRKDSI
- a CDS encoding HpcH/HpaI aldolase/citrate lyase family protein, which translates into the protein MALTHPQSALFAGEKPFPIIPACEHFAGSEKLITKALELQNKLGGLFDITMDCEDGAQTGKEKEHAEMIVRIQNSELNKHKMSGVRIHDYTNEHWRGDVDILVPGAGNVIAYITIPKPTKASQVKEQITYIQEACKKAGIKREIPIHVLIETHGALNDVFEIAALPWLQVLDFGLMDFISGHHGAIPASCMKSPGQFDHELLRRGKANLVAAALMNGVIPAHNVTLDLKNIYQTYADAKRAHDEFGFLRMWSIYPAQIQSILDAMAPNFAETQTACDILIKAQDAEWGPIQHDGDLHDRATYRYFWELVQRAKLTGQKLPDEVEKRFFSN
- a CDS encoding alginate export family protein; this encodes MSWRITKSKPIFFLSITILTAVFQVSGIYAQAEPNATPKVEAVSEPVVQQPKEEKKEGYVSSQIGNLSGEYLRSFQVTSKQRKAIQENKSLWFADKFRVGFGIRPKADSLNNTDFDKSTPDNRNNALTQTQFFILGDINENVLFKITLQDVRLWGGEVVSSGNAEQKYAAIANAGTTVDTTKQREVAINNFTGLREAFLDLKTTNQAFRLRTGRQILEFGDGRILGTRNDSLNGNSFDALRFTGKISNHTLDVFGSVIGAENNSNSIVSNNSTKLGGIGDSYYGGIHYNWKVADWLGIDLYNYSLFKQQRKASAPPTLSETRNYRGDDQLNTSGFRLTNRTKNNALPDTTGIDWMVEAAWQTGFNGERVTPNWLNQNGVYTTNQKTGEPPPFSEAVRYKANIVAVQLGYTPVKEFRIGVQYVQASGDPNRNDSSVATYNPLFATRRMAGGSLPFAGNGNSGLVFWQNIKDYSLHLKYESSNYGTFIINPHWYYKVKLQDGYYDNNNYVSGSKATGETASTEDYYNAEAYNPTKPKLGNLVATELNFIYIITPFENVSFWFGATVIKAGDAIRNQKNNPLETDPLHRYDLSPTATMATFQTVFAI
- a CDS encoding methyl-accepting chemotaxis protein, producing MSIRQRVSLSIAGILFIGFVVLTTFQIYRTVSDLNAEIKENSKVTSEKWSFEIQEHLNAMMGVIRGFRFALFYTSPPRDSMISSMREILERNDDIFAIWLCYEPNAYEGRDATFVGKPGHDKTGRFIPYLHRTPDGKINFEHLVDYDNPNGAGDYYLQVKKSNKAKVFGPYEYLAGGKKIQMISLVVPIYPKGKFLGAAGIDLDITTLQEKIGDTRPFRGQGRIAFLSSNGTYVMYGQDQTKLGKKIENPDHLKFYLENLKLGKSFTIQHEGYTHYFSPFHIGKDPQFWALQVSIPDSIFSDQITKVVLSSTLISIAILIVVLFFLNFVFKKQISSRLEKAMEFSSQIANGNLAINAEEINQDEIGSLLHSMNQMKNSLVSIIADIKSTVEKLGSQSGKMASTSQTLSDTSQAQASAAEESSAAVEELSASADNVGKSMEDAVVKMKEIDKSVLTLREEVQNINKEMEYLAKFASESREHAVVGETAMNESTKAMEDIGEKAERISEVLDIITEISEKTNLLALNAAIEAARAGDAGRGFAVVAEEIGKLALQTGASVKEIGDLVISTNSAVENGNKKVTEAAQVLNLLNSRVKEFETSATRVLESVLLQENNAKDIAQNSNLLTNLNLQIEDAVFEQKRATEEISKTIISISNGTQDVATGSDQLTIVAAEIASQASYLSTQVERFKLK
- a CDS encoding FecR family protein, producing MKTKIILTTILLFSFQCSRFQFGSNASIDQTAGAVVTFLQGDVLILSQGKESKGKIGDVVRPGDRILSKLGKVDLQTYRGEVIRIKENSDIMFRDIAGENHPNTELHLWAGNLLVKSVKLKSSQNLSVTSPTMVAGVRGTVFSFELEKGSVPKVKVYEGAVSVAFKTSPKLVEINEGLSVENYNRLVKTLEENEVILEPGEKLEVNPNLNELVYLINAKVAANALTNKELAGFIDFDSGLSKQESVVSPQEKAEAETLVAIPSETIQKQIESQKNNPTNPSEVVISTIEKEHAEKRAEALNKIVSDATKTGLDEEEEIHNHYSVLETIHKSNGDVLSGAVVAQLGDIFIVHSTKGVLQLSVDDIEYVEYKNFSVKTKAKK
- a CDS encoding chloride channel protein, whose product is MSSNIPKSQFQPLSFGIQWLIVFLWISFFVGSASAIFLFALEKVSQLRELNSWLVYWLPMAGFCIGWFYFHYGKNVSKGNNLLLEEIHSPTSIIPIRMAPFVFLGTLMTHLFGGSAGREGTAVQMGGAIAHQLTRLIPFQIKDQQTLIILGISAGFASVFGTPLAATVFSIEVIRIGEYRWRLFFPALITAYLSHWVCLLWGIGHSHYPKIPFELSRTLILCLVGISILSGLVARTFSLVVHKVSEWFSIWIGYSPLRPLVGGAIIVSLVGLGLNPIYLGLGLPTIQLAFHSPLPMESFLLKFLLTTVTIGSGFKGGEVTPLFFIGASLGNLFGFFDPTHLSLFVAIGFISVFAGASNTPLASAIMGIELFGWEAGVLFFFSTWIAFIFSGHTSIYQSQLIGKTKFFSKSQDLGKKISEIK
- a CDS encoding ArsR/SmtB family transcription factor, whose protein sequence is MVKRNYSIDVVLHALSDPTRRQVIERLSMGPASVSELASPFSMAMPSFMQHLDILESSQLIYTEKVGRVRICYINQNPFAVMENWLQVQKSQWERRLNQLDSFLLKTQGKT
- a CDS encoding SRPBCC family protein, with amino-acid sequence MNKESNEQINLELDLVLERIVEVPVELVWNAWTIPEQLKQWFTPVPWKTIDCRIDLKPGGEFYTLMQSPEGNQFPNNGCFLEVIPFEKLVFTDSLLSGYRPSGSSFMTAFVTMESIGAATKYKAVAKHKDPDTKKQHEEMGFMDGWGTALDQLVAFTKTLPR
- a CDS encoding lysophospholipid acyltransferase family protein encodes the protein MGQLQFFVVLCYSIPFLVILFPIGLSFSYIFKITGLDRWSNRINNYLGFFWYRSFFLITGRTLDFKQGDWDPNGNNRFLICNHTNAMEVPLIVALPYLSNSKDVKLSYLGGDIIQRYKIIPLMMHKTIVEAVIYSEKKPNFRNFKTDVLRVLKTRSIFLYPEGERTFTEEIKPFQTGVMKIAYKFNVDLDVFVVSGMMGYSNLAEYSHLKKTKTVYFHFCGSIKAKDFSTFESYLAEAETLMRNKKQEIESLEKSAVTV